The Paenibacillus sp. RUD330 genome has a segment encoding these proteins:
- a CDS encoding ABC transporter permease, translated as MLNYTIRRLLMLIPVLLGMTIIVFSIIHAIPGDPAEVILGEKASNESKEALRKELKLDQPLLVQYGDYLKKLASGDLGTSIRTREPISAEITPYLAATLELTLVAMAFAVFFGVNAGILSAWKQNSWFDYLSMLIALIGVSMPIFWLGLMEQWLFALELKWLPSIGRVNARDPVESVTNLYLIDSLLSGRADQFWTVVKHLILPGIALGTIPMAIIARMTRSSMLEVLRSDYIRTAKAKGLSQMFIIYKHALRNAFIPVLTVIGLQFGLLLGGAVLTETIFAWPGVGRYIFDAIASRDYPVIQSGILIIAFIFVLINLLVDLLYAAVDPRINFK; from the coding sequence ATGCTGAACTACACGATTCGACGTCTGCTCATGTTGATTCCGGTTCTGCTGGGAATGACGATCATCGTCTTTTCCATCATCCACGCGATTCCCGGCGATCCCGCGGAAGTCATTCTCGGCGAGAAGGCGAGCAACGAATCCAAGGAAGCCCTGCGCAAGGAGCTCAAGCTTGACCAGCCTCTTCTCGTGCAGTACGGGGATTATTTGAAAAAGCTCGCCTCCGGCGATCTGGGCACGTCGATCCGCACCCGCGAGCCGATATCGGCAGAAATCACGCCTTATCTGGCGGCTACCCTGGAGCTGACGCTGGTCGCAATGGCCTTCGCCGTGTTCTTCGGGGTGAACGCCGGCATTCTCAGCGCCTGGAAGCAGAACTCCTGGTTCGACTATCTCAGCATGCTGATCGCCCTCATCGGGGTGTCGATGCCGATCTTCTGGCTCGGCCTCATGGAGCAGTGGCTGTTCGCGCTGGAGCTGAAGTGGCTTCCGTCCATCGGCCGGGTGAACGCGCGCGACCCGGTGGAGTCGGTGACCAACCTGTATCTGATCGACTCGCTGCTCTCGGGCAGGGCGGATCAGTTCTGGACGGTCGTGAAGCATCTCATCCTGCCGGGAATCGCGCTCGGCACGATTCCGATGGCGATCATTGCCCGGATGACGCGCTCCAGCATGCTGGAGGTGCTGCGGTCGGACTATATCCGCACGGCCAAGGCCAAGGGCTTGTCGCAGATGTTCATCATCTACAAGCATGCCCTGCGCAACGCCTTCATCCCGGTGCTGACGGTCATCGGCCTGCAGTTCGGCCTGCTGCTCGGGGGAGCGGTCCTGACCGAGACGATCTTCGCCTGGCCTGGCGTCGGCCGGTATATCTTCGACGCGATCGCCTCCCGGGATTATCCGGTCATACAGTCCGGCATCCTGATCATCGCTTTCATCTTCGTGCTCATCAATCTTCTGGTCGACCTGCTGTACGCGGCGGTTGATCCGAGAATCAACTTCAAGTAG
- a CDS encoding Gfo/Idh/MocA family oxidoreductase translates to MSEGAASTIRWGIMGPGGMSGGFARDLAHAPGAVVTAVAGRDPEKTKSFAEKHGIPRTHGGAAGLAADPEVDIVYIGTIHPVHKENVLECLAGGKHVLCEKPFTMNADEAQEIEAAAAGKGLFVMEAMWTRFLPPIAAVRKWLADGAIGEIKLLKAEFGFDAGWNPEGRLLNKQLGGGALLDAGIYPVSFASLVFGAQPSRIQSTVDIGETGVDERFSLLFDYEGGAAASLHASIRLGMNNDAWIYGTKGRIHIPGFLWTRRAELHIDGQEPLIAEDNRGFSGHAYQAIEAMDCIRRCRTASDIMPLKESVEIMGTLDAIRVQWGLEHGGF, encoded by the coding sequence GTGAGCGAAGGAGCAGCAAGCACGATTCGTTGGGGCATCATGGGACCGGGCGGCATGTCGGGAGGCTTCGCAAGGGATTTGGCGCATGCTCCCGGTGCCGTCGTAACGGCGGTGGCGGGCCGCGATCCGGAGAAGACGAAGTCTTTTGCGGAGAAACACGGCATCCCCCGCACGCATGGCGGCGCAGCCGGTCTTGCCGCCGATCCGGAAGTCGACATCGTCTACATCGGCACGATCCATCCCGTACACAAGGAAAATGTGCTGGAATGCCTGGCGGGCGGCAAGCATGTGCTGTGCGAGAAGCCGTTCACGATGAACGCGGACGAGGCGCAGGAGATCGAGGCAGCCGCTGCTGGCAAAGGGCTTTTCGTCATGGAGGCCATGTGGACCCGCTTCCTGCCTCCGATTGCCGCCGTCCGGAAGTGGCTGGCCGACGGCGCAATCGGCGAGATCAAGCTGCTCAAGGCTGAATTCGGATTCGACGCGGGCTGGAACCCGGAAGGCAGGCTGCTGAACAAGCAGCTTGGCGGAGGCGCTCTGCTGGATGCCGGCATATACCCGGTTTCCTTCGCTTCCCTCGTTTTCGGAGCGCAGCCTTCGCGGATTCAAAGCACGGTCGATATCGGAGAAACGGGCGTAGACGAGAGGTTCTCGCTCCTGTTCGATTACGAGGGAGGAGCGGCCGCTTCCCTGCATGCGTCTATCCGTCTGGGCATGAACAACGATGCCTGGATTTACGGCACGAAGGGCCGCATCCATATTCCGGGATTTCTGTGGACCCGCCGGGCGGAGCTCCATATCGACGGACAGGAGCCTCTGATCGCCGAGGACAACCGCGGTTTTTCCGGACATGCCTACCAGGCGATTGAAGCGATGGATTGCATCCGCCGCTGCCGGACAGCCAGCGATATCATGCCCTTGAAGGAAAGCGTGGAGATCATGGGGACGCTGGACGCGATTCGCGTCCAATGGGGGCTGGAGCATGGCGGCTTTTAA
- a CDS encoding ABC transporter permease has protein sequence MSQPAVKLAPPPPAKTEVSSSWRDGWRSFRKNKLAMAGLGIIVFFVLIAVLAPFIAPYDYKEQELVNRLHKPGGEHWFGTDDLGRDILSRIIYGTRISLWVGISSVVGSIIAGTMLGIVAGYYGRWLDALISRIFDILLAFPGILLAIAIVAALGPSLQNALLAIAIVNVPVFGRLVRAKVLSLREEEYIMAARAIGMKNSRILWQHILPNCLGPIIVQGTLGIATAIIEAAALGFLGMGAQPPEPEWGKMLSDSRQFIQNAPWTVIFPGLSIMLTVLGFNLIGDGLRDVLDPRMKS, from the coding sequence ATGTCACAACCGGCAGTCAAGCTTGCGCCGCCGCCCCCGGCCAAGACCGAGGTTTCCTCCTCCTGGAGGGACGGCTGGCGCAGCTTCCGCAAAAACAAGCTGGCCATGGCCGGTCTCGGCATCATCGTCTTCTTCGTGCTGATTGCCGTGCTGGCGCCGTTCATCGCTCCCTACGACTATAAGGAGCAAGAGCTGGTCAACCGGCTCCACAAACCGGGCGGAGAGCATTGGTTCGGCACCGACGATCTGGGCCGCGACATCTTGTCCCGGATCATCTACGGAACCCGGATCTCCCTCTGGGTGGGCATCAGCTCCGTCGTAGGCTCGATCATCGCCGGCACGATGCTCGGCATCGTCGCCGGCTATTACGGCCGCTGGCTCGATGCGCTCATCTCCCGCATCTTCGACATTCTGCTCGCGTTCCCCGGCATCCTGCTGGCGATCGCCATCGTAGCCGCGCTCGGGCCTTCGCTGCAAAATGCGCTGCTCGCGATCGCCATCGTGAACGTGCCGGTGTTCGGCCGGCTCGTCCGCGCCAAGGTGCTCAGCCTGCGCGAGGAGGAATACATCATGGCCGCGCGGGCGATCGGCATGAAGAATTCCCGCATTCTGTGGCAGCATATCCTTCCCAACTGCCTCGGCCCGATCATCGTGCAAGGCACGCTCGGCATCGCGACGGCGATCATCGAGGCGGCGGCGCTCGGATTTCTCGGCATGGGCGCGCAGCCGCCGGAGCCGGAATGGGGCAAGATGCTGTCCGATTCCCGGCAGTTCATCCAGAACGCGCCGTGGACGGTCATTTTCCCGGGCTTGTCGATCATGCTGACCGTGCTCGGCTTCAACCTGATCGGGGACGGCCTGCGCGATGTGCTGGACCCGCGGATGAAAAGCTGA
- a CDS encoding ABC transporter ATP-binding protein, whose product MGSTLLEIRDLRTHFVTDQGEIPAVDGMDLLIHKGEIVGVVGESGCGKSVTSLSVMRLIPQPPGKYAGGSILFKGEDLVQAKEKRMKQIRGDEISMIFQEPMTSLNPLLTIGDQIVETLRVHRSMSRKEAYSQALEMLKKVGIARAETILRGYPHQLSGGMRQRVMIAIALCCEPELLIADEPTTALDVTIQAQILDLMKKLNEETGTAIMMITHDLGVVAEVCHRVVVMYAGKVVEEGTVREIFEKPRHPYTQGLIRSIPKIEEDVKRLYSIPDNVPKPGTVKEGCRFAARCEHVMDKCLRHLPELVSTTSPGHRSRCWLNAIEEVAN is encoded by the coding sequence ATGGGTTCGACGCTGCTGGAGATAAGGGATTTGCGCACTCATTTCGTAACGGACCAGGGCGAGATTCCCGCGGTCGACGGCATGGATCTGCTCATACACAAAGGCGAGATCGTAGGCGTGGTCGGAGAGTCGGGCTGCGGCAAAAGCGTCACCTCCCTGTCGGTCATGCGGCTGATTCCGCAGCCGCCCGGCAAATACGCCGGAGGATCGATCCTGTTCAAGGGCGAGGACCTCGTCCAGGCCAAGGAGAAGCGGATGAAGCAGATCCGCGGCGACGAGATCTCGATGATCTTCCAGGAGCCGATGACATCCCTGAACCCGCTGCTTACGATCGGGGATCAGATCGTCGAGACGCTGAGGGTCCACCGCAGCATGAGCCGCAAGGAAGCGTACTCGCAAGCGCTGGAAATGCTGAAGAAGGTCGGCATCGCCAGGGCGGAGACGATTCTAAGGGGCTACCCGCATCAGCTGTCCGGCGGCATGCGGCAGCGGGTCATGATCGCGATCGCCCTCTGCTGCGAGCCGGAGCTGCTGATCGCCGACGAGCCGACGACGGCGCTGGACGTGACGATCCAGGCGCAGATTCTGGATCTCATGAAAAAGCTCAATGAAGAGACCGGGACGGCGATCATGATGATCACGCATGATCTGGGCGTCGTCGCCGAAGTATGCCACCGGGTCGTCGTCATGTACGCCGGCAAGGTCGTAGAGGAAGGAACGGTGCGCGAGATATTCGAGAAGCCGCGGCATCCCTACACGCAGGGGCTGATCCGTTCCATTCCGAAGATCGAGGAGGACGTGAAGCGGCTCTATTCGATCCCCGACAACGTGCCGAAGCCGGGCACGGTCAAGGAAGGCTGCCGTTTCGCGGCGCGCTGCGAGCATGTGATGGACAAGTGCCTGCGTCACCTTCCGGAGCTCGTGTCGACGACAAGCCCGGGCCACCGCTCCCGCTGTTGGCTGAATGCGATCGAGGAGGTGGCGAATTGA
- a CDS encoding TIGR03943 family protein: MRLKWDGMKADQWIKGLILLGFGAFLLRLDWTGEMLLYVSPSLRMYARLSAYGLAAGGMLQLYLCVAPGRSRHLACACGHPGPHDHSHDHSHGHAGHSHDHSHGHAGHSHAAPAGSARQAMLYGLFLLPLLLGFALPNTSLAGSLADSKGINLAHAPASGGRDVQAPGQSAAGAAGFHTDLYNKDYAKLAEWLYAKPEIAMGDTWFIESLNALNMFPDRFEGKTITMTGFVYRQEGLTDSQFIVGRMAMIHCAADMMPYGIIAVNDSASQFKDNSWVSVTGTVARTEYQGQQVIQIVVTEAKEAKPSAVPYVYPDSGFAAKL, translated from the coding sequence ATGCGGTTGAAATGGGATGGAATGAAAGCTGACCAGTGGATAAAGGGGCTGATCCTGCTCGGATTCGGCGCGTTCCTGCTGCGGCTGGACTGGACGGGCGAGATGCTGTTGTACGTATCCCCGTCCCTGAGAATGTACGCCAGGCTGTCGGCTTACGGGCTTGCGGCGGGGGGGATGCTGCAGCTGTACCTGTGCGTGGCTCCGGGAAGGTCGAGGCATCTTGCCTGCGCTTGCGGGCATCCGGGTCCGCATGACCACAGCCATGACCACAGCCATGGCCATGCCGGGCACAGCCATGACCACAGCCATGGCCATGCCGGGCACAGCCATGCCGCGCCAGCCGGAAGCGCGAGGCAAGCGATGCTGTACGGCCTGTTCCTGCTGCCGCTGCTGCTCGGTTTTGCGCTTCCGAACACTTCACTGGCGGGATCGCTGGCCGATTCCAAAGGCATCAATCTGGCCCATGCCCCGGCATCGGGCGGCAGGGACGTTCAGGCGCCAGGCCAAAGCGCGGCTGGCGCGGCCGGCTTCCATACCGATCTCTACAACAAGGATTACGCCAAGCTGGCGGAATGGCTGTACGCCAAGCCTGAGATCGCGATGGGCGACACCTGGTTCATCGAATCGCTCAATGCGCTCAATATGTTCCCGGACCGCTTCGAGGGCAAGACGATCACAATGACCGGCTTCGTATACCGTCAGGAGGGATTGACGGATTCCCAGTTCATCGTCGGAAGGATGGCGATGATCCACTGCGCGGCGGATATGATGCCTTACGGGATTATTGCCGTCAACGACTCCGCTTCCCAATTCAAGGACAACAGCTGGGTCAGCGTGACCGGAACGGTAGCCCGCACGGAATACCAGGGTCAGCAGGTCATCCAGATCGTCGTGACGGAAGCGAAGGAAGCGAAGCCCTCCGCGGTTCCCTATGTGTACCCGGACTCGGGCTTTGCCGCCAAGCTATAG
- a CDS encoding ABC transporter substrate-binding protein, with amino-acid sequence MNKWYKPGAALVLASVLALAGCSGNNGNNGSSGSNTASSTGSPAPSGTPADSSATTQDTLITARGGDSAALDASIVTDGESLKVTQQIFEGLLDYKPGTTEIQPKLAESYEVTPDGLTYTFKLKQGIKFSDGTDFNADAVVFNFNRWSDPKSEFKFEGDSFDYYDSMFGPDGSRVIKEVTAVDPGTVKFVLNKPQAPFLQNIAMPPFGIASPAAIKEKKDKFKSEPVGTGPFVFKEWKRNDSITVEKNPTYWQQGLPKLNKVVFKVIPDNSARFTALQNGEIDLMEGVNPDDLKTLEGNADLQKIVRASFNVGYVGFNVKKKPFDDPKVRVALNYAVNKEAIIQAFYGGLAEPAVNPMPPSTLGYNKDVQDYPYDLDKAKQLLAEAGYPNGLPEEMTFYAMPVARPYMPDGKKVAEAIQADFAKIGVKTKIESPEWATYLDDAKKGEKDDLFMLGWTGDNGDPDNFLFTLLHKDAIGSNNYSFYSNDEVNKLLSEGQSETDNAKREELYKQAQVLIKQDAPWIPLVHSTPLLAGAAKLAGYTPSPTGSEPYTEVYFK; translated from the coding sequence TTGAACAAATGGTATAAACCCGGAGCGGCGCTCGTCCTGGCGTCCGTCCTCGCCCTGGCAGGCTGCAGCGGCAACAACGGCAACAACGGCAGCAGCGGCAGCAATACCGCATCGAGCACCGGCAGCCCCGCTCCGAGCGGAACTCCGGCGGATTCCTCCGCCACCACGCAGGATACGCTGATCACCGCCCGCGGCGGCGATTCCGCCGCTCTCGACGCGTCCATCGTAACCGATGGCGAATCCCTCAAGGTTACGCAGCAGATTTTCGAAGGCCTGCTCGACTACAAGCCGGGTACGACCGAGATTCAGCCCAAGCTGGCTGAAAGCTATGAGGTCACCCCGGACGGCCTGACGTACACGTTCAAGCTGAAGCAAGGCATCAAGTTCTCGGACGGTACCGACTTCAACGCCGACGCGGTCGTGTTCAACTTCAACCGCTGGAGCGATCCGAAGAGCGAGTTCAAGTTCGAAGGCGACTCCTTCGACTACTATGACTCCATGTTCGGTCCGGACGGTTCCCGAGTCATCAAGGAAGTCACCGCTGTCGACCCGGGCACGGTCAAATTCGTCCTGAACAAGCCGCAGGCTCCTTTCCTGCAGAACATCGCGATGCCTCCGTTCGGCATAGCGTCGCCGGCGGCGATCAAGGAAAAGAAGGACAAATTCAAATCGGAGCCGGTCGGCACGGGTCCTTTCGTCTTCAAGGAATGGAAGCGCAACGACTCCATCACCGTGGAGAAGAACCCGACGTACTGGCAGCAAGGGCTGCCTAAGCTGAACAAAGTCGTCTTCAAGGTCATTCCGGACAACTCGGCCCGCTTCACGGCGCTGCAGAACGGCGAGATCGACCTGATGGAAGGCGTCAACCCGGATGATCTCAAGACGCTCGAAGGCAACGCCGACCTCCAGAAGATCGTGCGCGCATCCTTCAATGTCGGCTATGTCGGCTTCAACGTCAAGAAGAAGCCGTTCGACGACCCGAAGGTCCGCGTCGCCCTGAACTACGCCGTCAACAAGGAAGCCATCATCCAGGCGTTCTACGGCGGACTGGCCGAGCCGGCGGTCAACCCGATGCCGCCTTCCACGCTGGGCTACAACAAGGACGTGCAGGACTATCCGTACGACTTGGACAAGGCGAAGCAGCTGCTGGCCGAGGCGGGTTATCCGAACGGACTGCCTGAAGAGATGACGTTCTATGCGATGCCGGTGGCGCGCCCGTACATGCCGGACGGCAAAAAAGTGGCCGAGGCCATCCAAGCCGACTTCGCCAAAATCGGCGTGAAAACGAAGATCGAATCGCCGGAATGGGCCACGTACCTCGACGACGCCAAAAAAGGCGAGAAGGACGATCTGTTCATGCTCGGCTGGACGGGCGACAACGGCGACCCGGACAACTTCCTCTTCACGCTGCTGCACAAGGATGCGATCGGAAGCAACAACTACAGCTTCTACTCCAATGATGAAGTCAACAAGCTTCTGAGCGAAGGCCAGTCGGAGACCGACAACGCCAAGCGCGAGGAGCTGTACAAGCAGGCGCAGGTGCTGATCAAGCAGGATGCTCCGTGGATCCCGCTCGTCCACTCGACGCCGCTGCTGGCCGGAGCGGCCAAGCTGGCGGGCTACACGCCTTCGCCGACAGGCTCCGAGCCGTACACCGAGGTCTACTTCAAGTAA
- a CDS encoding dipeptide ABC transporter ATP-binding protein — MYFPIRKGLFQREVGQVKAVDDVSFQVKKGESFGIVGESGCGKSTTGRSLLRLIEPTGGEVMFDGHNVTEFSDSRMREIRRDMGMIFQDPFASLNPRHKVRKILEEPLIVHGIGNAEERRSKVERVMETVGLSSWQLDRFPHQFSGGQRQRIAIARALMLQPKLIVADEPVSALDVSIQSQILNLMQDLKEEFGLTYVFIAHDLSVVKHFCDRVAVMYLGRIVELADKHSLYRDPKHPYTQALLSAVPKPDPNAASERIILQGEVPSPANVPQGCVFNTRCPHVMDICRQQRPALQQTSEGHRTACHLYVSMEP, encoded by the coding sequence ATGTATTTCCCGATCCGCAAAGGGCTGTTCCAGCGCGAGGTCGGGCAGGTCAAAGCGGTCGACGACGTCAGCTTTCAGGTGAAGAAAGGCGAATCGTTCGGCATCGTCGGCGAAAGCGGCTGCGGCAAGTCGACGACGGGCCGCTCGCTACTGAGGCTCATCGAGCCGACCGGCGGCGAGGTCATGTTCGACGGCCACAACGTGACGGAGTTTTCCGACAGCCGCATGAGAGAGATCCGCAGGGACATGGGGATGATTTTCCAGGATCCGTTCGCCTCTCTCAATCCGCGCCACAAGGTCCGCAAGATTCTCGAGGAGCCGCTGATCGTGCACGGCATCGGGAACGCCGAGGAGCGCCGCAGCAAGGTGGAGCGGGTGATGGAGACGGTAGGCCTCAGCTCCTGGCAGCTGGACCGGTTCCCTCATCAGTTCTCCGGCGGACAGCGGCAGCGGATCGCGATCGCGCGGGCGCTCATGCTGCAGCCGAAGCTGATCGTCGCGGATGAGCCGGTATCGGCGCTGGATGTGTCGATCCAGTCTCAAATCCTCAACCTGATGCAGGATCTCAAGGAAGAGTTCGGTCTGACCTATGTGTTCATCGCTCACGATCTCAGCGTGGTGAAGCATTTTTGCGACCGGGTCGCGGTCATGTATCTGGGGAGGATCGTGGAGCTGGCGGACAAGCATTCCCTTTACCGGGATCCCAAGCATCCCTATACGCAGGCGCTGCTGTCCGCCGTGCCGAAGCCGGATCCCAATGCGGCCAGCGAGAGGATCATCCTGCAGGGCGAGGTCCCGAGTCCGGCCAATGTCCCGCAGGGCTGCGTCTTCAACACCCGCTGTCCGCACGTCATGGACATATGCAGGCAGCAGCGGCCGGCGCTTCAGCAGACGTCGGAAGGCCATAGGACAGCTTGTCATCTGTACGTCTCCATGGAGCCGTAA